From one Streptomyces sp. N50 genomic stretch:
- a CDS encoding AraC family transcriptional regulator produces MHPPALLTELRALIDRHASRTPLAVDGLMLTRADEPEAPSASVARPVLAIVAQGSKRLTLGDRVHDYGAGQYLVVSVDLPVAGHYTRASPEVPFLACGLALEPAKIASLLLDTGAAPLPRGTTTPHGLAVCDAPAELLDAAVRLLRLCDRPDDARVLGPLVEKEILWRLITGQQGALVRQIGLADSQLTHIGRAIHWIRDHHTETLRIDDLARLAGMSASPFHRHFRAVTALTPIQYQKRIRLQEARLLLMSSAGDVSDVGFAVGYDSASQFSREYRRAFGRPPGQDAVRLRGGAANSGARKGS; encoded by the coding sequence GTGCACCCACCCGCGCTTCTGACGGAACTGCGCGCCCTGATCGACCGGCACGCGTCCCGCACGCCCCTCGCCGTCGACGGCCTGATGCTGACCAGGGCCGACGAGCCGGAGGCGCCGAGCGCGAGCGTCGCCCGCCCCGTCCTGGCGATCGTGGCGCAGGGCTCGAAGCGGCTCACCCTGGGCGACCGCGTCCACGACTACGGAGCCGGCCAGTACCTCGTCGTCTCGGTCGACCTCCCGGTTGCCGGCCACTACACGCGGGCCAGCCCCGAAGTACCCTTCCTCGCCTGCGGGTTGGCCCTCGAACCCGCGAAGATCGCCTCCCTGCTGCTCGACACGGGAGCCGCTCCACTCCCCCGCGGGACGACCACCCCGCACGGTCTCGCCGTGTGCGACGCACCCGCCGAACTCCTCGACGCGGCGGTGCGGTTGCTCCGGCTGTGCGACCGCCCCGACGACGCGCGCGTCCTCGGCCCGCTGGTCGAGAAGGAGATCCTGTGGCGGCTGATCACCGGTCAACAGGGCGCCCTCGTACGGCAGATCGGCCTCGCCGACAGTCAACTCACCCATATCGGCAGGGCCATTCACTGGATCCGCGACCACCACACCGAGACCCTCCGCATCGACGACCTGGCCCGCCTCGCCGGCATGAGCGCCTCCCCCTTCCACCGCCACTTCCGCGCGGTGACCGCCCTGACCCCGATCCAGTACCAGAAGCGCATCCGCCTCCAGGAGGCCCGGTTGCTGCTGATGAGCAGCGCGGGGGACGTCTCCGACGTCGGTTTCGCGGTCGGTTACGACAGCGCGTCCCAGTTCAGCCGCGAATACCGCCGCGCCTTCGGGAGACCACCGGGGCAGGACGCGGTGCGGCTGCGCGGCGGGGCGGCGAACAGCGGTGCCCGGAAGGGGAGTTGA
- a CDS encoding VOC family protein, whose amino-acid sequence MTVQLNHTIVAAHDKHTSARFLADLLGLRVSPQYGPFIPVAIPNGVTLDYMDQPGSGFAEITAQHYAFLVSEDDFDAIFGRIREAGLTYWADPAHRREGEINTNDGGRGVYFDDPNGHVLEILTRPYGSGG is encoded by the coding sequence ATGACCGTTCAGCTGAACCACACCATCGTCGCCGCGCACGACAAACACACGTCGGCCCGATTCCTCGCCGACCTGCTCGGACTCCGAGTGAGCCCGCAGTACGGCCCGTTCATCCCGGTCGCGATCCCGAACGGGGTGACCCTCGACTACATGGACCAGCCCGGTTCGGGCTTCGCCGAGATCACTGCGCAGCACTACGCGTTCCTGGTCTCGGAGGACGACTTCGACGCGATCTTCGGGCGGATCCGGGAGGCGGGTCTCACGTACTGGGCGGACCCGGCGCACCGCCGCGAGGGCGAGATCAACACGAACGACGGCGGCCGCGGGGTCTATTTCGACGACCCGAACGGCCACGTCCTGGAGATCCTGACACGGCCGTACGGCAGCGGAGGCTGA
- a CDS encoding MGH1-like glycoside hydrolase domain-containing protein, with amino-acid sequence MPVVPRPVRPGQHLGGPHDAAVRDRPRPRHAPGPGRPSGKAARHVHGRGPRTDPARTAADGDPARRRPGAPRALLRVGGRDPALRRPPARGLEVGSRRGRGAAPHAARPGGDGVGRGHPGPRRPDQLRQGQGRRPSAPGLEGLARRDPRRRGTPRRPAHRPVRGAGVRLPGRRRFRRTPHRGRGREGAGRAVGERAARLRAAFQRSFWVEEPDGRRYPAIAVDGGGRPVTGRTSNMGHLLNSGILQGEEEHRSVAEALMSDGLRTPWGIRTRSAHLAGFNPFSYHGGSVWAHDSAIAVHGLAATGFVDEAATLLGGMLDAARHFDYRLPELYAVYPNSRFGRPAPYPPSCRPQAWAAASAALLCSAMLRVDADVPDRRLTLRPIAPSRMGLHSPYAVRGLRLGERSVDVSVDLHGGTEVRGIDDEEWRIDAGGSCTT; translated from the coding sequence ATGCCCGTGGTTCCTCGGCCTGTTCGGCCGGGACAGCATCTGGGCGGCCCGCATGATGCTGCCGTTCGGGACCGGCCTCGCCCGCGGCACGCTCCGGGCCCTGGCCGGCCGTCAGGGAAGGCGGCACGACACGTTCACGGACGAGGCCCCCGGACGGATCCTGCACGAACTGCGGCCGACGGAGACCCGGCACGGCGACGGCCTGGTGCTCCCCGCGCGCTACTACGCGTCGGTGGACGCGACCCCGCTCTTCGTCGTCCTCCTGCACGAGGCCTGGAAGTGGGGTCTCGCCGAGGACGAGGTGCGGCACCTCATGCCGCACGCCCGGGCGGCGATGGGGTGGGTCGCGGACACCCTGGGCCCCGACGGCCTGATCAGCTACGGCAGGGGCAGGGCCGACGGCCTTCTGCACCAGGGCTGGAAGGACTCGCCCGACGCGATCCGCGACGCCGAGGGACACCGCGTCGACCCGCCCATCGCCCTGTGCGAGGTGCAGGGGTACGCCTACCGGGCCGCCGTCGGTTTCGCCGAACTCCTCACCGCGGTCGAGGGCGAGAAGGAGCAGGCCGAGCTGTGGGGGAGCGGGCGGCCCGGCTGCGCGCAGCCTTCCAGCGGTCCTTCTGGGTCGAGGAGCCGGACGGACGGCGCTATCCGGCCATCGCCGTCGACGGCGGCGGACGTCCCGTCACCGGCCGGACCTCCAACATGGGGCACCTGCTGAACTCCGGCATCCTCCAGGGGGAGGAGGAACACCGGTCGGTGGCCGAGGCGCTCATGTCCGACGGACTGCGGACACCCTGGGGGATCCGCACCCGTTCCGCGCACCTGGCCGGATTCAATCCGTTCAGCTATCACGGCGGATCGGTCTGGGCGCACGACTCCGCGATCGCCGTGCACGGGCTCGCCGCCACGGGATTCGTCGACGAGGCCGCCACCCTGCTCGGCGGGATGCTCGACGCGGCCCGGCACTTCGACTACCGGTTGCCCGAGCTCTACGCCGTCTACCCGAACTCCCGCTTCGGACGGCCGGCGCCGTATCCGCCGTCCTGCCGGCCACAGGCCTGGGCGGCCGCCTCGGCGGCGCTGCTCTGCTCCGCGATGCTCCGGGTGGACGCCGACGTCCCCGACCGCCGGCTGACGCTACGGCCGATCGCGCCCTCACGCATGGGTCTGCATTCACCTTACGCTGTGCGGGGGTTGAGGCTCGGCGAGCGATCCGTCGACGTGAGCGTCGACCTCCACGGCGGCACGGAGGTACGGGGCATCGACGACGAGGAGTGGCGCATCGACGCCGGAGGTTCCTGCACGACCTGA
- a CDS encoding tetratricopeptide repeat protein, translated as MRRNSRGARRLNQVLAVAGAAIAAGALAGVKFVEGGWQFLVICLLALGTGLGAYSGRAFQKQAEGLPPQVLISHPHGDEPWAHWLAWRLRRSGYLTSTRPWATAEHPVPPPPEVAPDHELIIVSRMLDDVGHHPGQSRIARSRGRSALVLVTAHHDPPLTRWAGCEVLTLAGRAADDAAATVDARLHQAGAVPLPSYTAPHIVGEVEPRYPALGPLISNFDRRGASHFTARRRELALLREVLGTVNVSRDARTCAIHGLSGIGKTRLALEYARRYEDLFDVIWRVEAAHAPTARASLLDLAHRLHTSRDQPAGSTAQHDDRDPEQTLQELLSNELPRTRALLIYDGAEDDSAIRQLLPDAGDGGQVLITSVNPVWQRSAPRHRIALEAFTTEEAVAFLSDASGMDDEAGLARIVDQLGRLPLALESAAASLRDDPDIEGYLRALEIRSQLAPPTRPETSRSGAPAWILSFKQAEEKDEVVGLLLRLCAFLAPQGIPGYFFEADGGRTDLLPERLHAEVADPARGRRIRETARNSSLLTGEAKLVMHAQVQAVIRKEMSVAEQTENAEAAAYLLNGWFPQDPDREGTWPRCVELLPHARAVLDHCRELGVVDEDTSDLLQSMGEYFRVQSDRVEAERLLTDALAQRVRLGGRNTSPVANTLVSLSRLKLLSAELLEARTFAEEALAIRLRIDGEREPRTQESRMQLGRVLRELGDFEGASEAAAETLLRLRRLDEPNPLKIADGLIDLGLVRWRQGKLPASVDLYREALRLLERTPGGSEPARRNPTAFVHQSLGLALLDSHDLEGAEQHLRTALDILERAGYADGHPVVLSSSVHLGETLRQQAARFRGHRDRRSSNARERSFPGNARPSGCSRRRSTSSTRCCPHPT; from the coding sequence ATGCGCCGTAACAGTCGGGGCGCACGACGTCTGAATCAGGTGCTCGCGGTCGCGGGCGCCGCCATCGCCGCGGGCGCGCTCGCCGGGGTCAAGTTCGTCGAGGGCGGCTGGCAGTTCCTGGTGATCTGCCTGCTCGCCCTGGGCACCGGCCTCGGCGCCTACTCCGGGCGCGCCTTCCAGAAACAGGCCGAGGGGCTGCCGCCGCAGGTGCTGATCAGTCATCCGCACGGCGACGAACCGTGGGCGCACTGGCTGGCCTGGCGGTTACGGCGGAGCGGGTATCTGACCTCCACCCGGCCGTGGGCGACCGCGGAGCACCCGGTGCCGCCGCCTCCCGAGGTGGCTCCCGACCATGAACTGATCATCGTCTCCCGGATGTTGGACGACGTGGGTCACCATCCCGGGCAGAGCCGGATCGCCCGCAGCCGCGGCAGATCGGCCCTCGTTCTGGTGACGGCGCACCACGACCCGCCGTTGACGCGCTGGGCCGGCTGCGAGGTGCTGACGCTGGCCGGGCGCGCCGCCGACGACGCGGCCGCCACCGTGGACGCCCGGCTGCACCAGGCGGGCGCGGTGCCGCTCCCGTCGTACACGGCCCCGCACATCGTCGGCGAGGTCGAACCGCGCTATCCGGCGCTGGGCCCGCTGATCAGCAACTTCGACCGGCGCGGTGCCTCCCACTTCACGGCCCGCCGCAGGGAACTGGCCCTGCTGCGCGAGGTCCTCGGCACGGTCAACGTCTCGCGCGACGCACGGACCTGCGCGATCCACGGGCTCAGCGGGATCGGCAAGACCCGGCTGGCGCTCGAGTACGCCCGCAGATACGAGGACCTTTTCGACGTCATCTGGCGGGTCGAGGCCGCGCACGCGCCCACCGCCCGGGCGAGCCTTCTCGACCTCGCCCACCGGCTCCACACGTCCCGTGACCAGCCCGCGGGCAGCACGGCGCAGCACGACGACCGGGACCCCGAGCAGACCCTCCAGGAACTGCTGTCGAACGAACTGCCCAGGACCAGGGCGCTGTTGATCTACGACGGCGCCGAGGACGACTCCGCGATCCGCCAGCTGCTGCCGGACGCCGGGGACGGCGGCCAGGTCCTGATCACCTCGGTCAACCCCGTGTGGCAGCGGAGCGCACCGCGCCACCGCATCGCCCTGGAAGCGTTCACTACCGAGGAGGCCGTCGCCTTCCTCAGCGACGCGAGCGGCATGGACGACGAGGCCGGACTGGCCAGGATCGTCGACCAGTTGGGCCGGCTGCCGCTCGCGCTGGAGTCCGCGGCCGCCTCGCTGCGCGACGATCCCGACATCGAGGGGTATCTGCGGGCCCTGGAGATCCGCTCGCAGCTGGCTCCCCCGACCCGCCCGGAGACGAGCCGCAGCGGTGCCCCCGCCTGGATCCTCTCCTTCAAGCAGGCCGAGGAGAAGGACGAGGTCGTGGGCCTGCTCCTGCGGCTGTGCGCCTTCCTGGCACCGCAGGGCATACCCGGCTACTTCTTCGAGGCCGACGGGGGCCGCACCGATCTGCTGCCGGAGCGGCTGCACGCCGAGGTGGCGGACCCGGCGCGGGGCCGCCGGATCAGGGAGACCGCCCGGAACTCCTCGCTGCTGACCGGCGAGGCGAAGCTCGTGATGCACGCACAGGTGCAGGCGGTGATCCGCAAGGAGATGTCCGTCGCGGAGCAGACCGAGAACGCGGAGGCAGCGGCCTACCTGCTCAACGGGTGGTTCCCGCAGGACCCGGACCGGGAGGGGACCTGGCCGCGGTGTGTCGAGCTGCTCCCGCACGCCCGGGCCGTGCTGGACCACTGCCGGGAGCTCGGTGTCGTCGACGAGGACACCTCGGATCTGCTGCAGAGCATGGGCGAGTACTTCCGGGTGCAGAGCGACCGCGTGGAGGCGGAGCGGCTTCTGACGGACGCCCTGGCACAGCGCGTGCGGCTGGGGGGCCGCAACACCTCACCGGTCGCCAACACCCTGGTGTCGCTCAGCCGGCTCAAGTTGCTGAGTGCCGAACTGCTCGAAGCCCGGACCTTCGCCGAGGAGGCACTCGCGATCCGCCTCCGCATCGACGGCGAGCGCGAGCCGCGCACGCAGGAGAGCCGGATGCAGCTCGGGCGCGTCCTGCGTGAACTCGGCGACTTCGAAGGGGCGTCCGAGGCCGCGGCCGAGACGCTGCTGCGCCTGCGACGGCTGGACGAGCCCAACCCCCTGAAGATCGCCGACGGTCTGATCGACCTGGGTCTGGTCCGCTGGCGGCAGGGGAAACTCCCCGCGTCGGTGGACCTGTACCGCGAAGCGCTACGGCTCCTGGAGCGGACCCCGGGAGGAAGCGAGCCCGCGCGCCGCAACCCGACGGCGTTCGTCCACCAGTCACTGGGGCTGGCCCTGCTGGACTCCCACGACCTGGAGGGAGCCGAACAGCACCTGCGGACCGCCCTGGACATCCTGGAACGCGCCGGGTACGCGGACGGGCACCCGGTCGTCCTCTCCTCGTCCGTGCATCTGGGCGAGACGCTCAGGCAGCAGGCGGCGAGGTTCCGGGGCCACCGCGACCGGCGCTCCAGCAACGCGCGTGAGCGCTCGTTCCCGGGGAACGCGAGGCCGAGCGGCTGCTCGCGGAGGCGAAGCACATCTTCGACGAGGTGCTGTCCGCACCCCACATGA
- a CDS encoding glycosyltransferase family 4 protein, whose product MVRGGRADIRRSIALVHWAFPPTVGGVESHLADYAASLARRGHRVTLLTGEPRPQPVDQVEILSHRLLRLTEYRAGTPGGARGGRRWVTPAEERQAAELYAWLARVVDGHGIQLVHGHNLHHFSPVPALALSRLRERTGTPLLHTYHSIWPEDPWTAQFCGSWDGHFVVSEYLAFACRTHLGIRARRVYLGIATSRFRDLPPARDDGPRTVLLPARLIPDKGAELAVRMIGALRQGGLPVRLVLTSPHEVVDWHEEQQGFLVRLNRLIDDLRLRAHVDLVPAPKDKMPGLYARSHVVVYPSDYPEPLGLAPLEAMSAGRPVVVTATGGLPETVVHGRTGYVVTPGDLGQLSDRVRTLLLDPVLSRRLGQEGRRHVERQFNLQTYVDKMSAQYAALMKDSVEGLSQSG is encoded by the coding sequence GTGGTACGTGGCGGGCGGGCGGACATCCGGCGTTCCATAGCCCTCGTGCACTGGGCCTTTCCGCCCACGGTCGGCGGCGTCGAGTCCCATCTGGCCGACTACGCCGCCTCGTTGGCGCGGCGGGGACACCGGGTGACCCTGCTGACCGGCGAGCCCCGGCCGCAGCCGGTCGACCAGGTCGAGATCCTCAGCCACCGCCTGTTACGGCTGACCGAGTACCGCGCCGGCACCCCGGGCGGGGCCCGCGGCGGGCGGCGCTGGGTGACGCCCGCCGAGGAGCGCCAGGCCGCCGAGCTGTACGCGTGGCTCGCGCGGGTGGTGGACGGCCACGGGATCCAGCTCGTGCACGGCCACAACCTGCACCACTTCTCCCCGGTACCGGCCCTGGCGCTCAGCCGGCTCAGGGAACGCACGGGTACGCCGCTGCTGCACACGTACCACAGCATCTGGCCCGAGGACCCGTGGACCGCCCAGTTCTGCGGTTCCTGGGACGGCCACTTCGTGGTCTCCGAATACCTCGCGTTCGCCTGCCGGACGCACCTCGGCATCCGCGCCCGCCGCGTCTATCTGGGCATCGCCACCAGCCGGTTCCGCGATCTGCCGCCGGCCCGGGACGACGGTCCCCGTACCGTCCTCCTGCCGGCCCGCCTCATCCCGGACAAGGGCGCCGAGCTGGCGGTCCGCATGATCGGCGCGCTCAGACAGGGCGGCCTGCCCGTCCGCCTCGTCCTGACCAGCCCGCACGAGGTCGTGGACTGGCACGAGGAACAACAGGGCTTCCTGGTCCGGCTCAACCGGCTGATCGACGACCTGAGACTGCGCGCCCACGTCGACCTGGTGCCCGCGCCCAAGGACAAGATGCCGGGCCTCTACGCCCGCTCGCACGTCGTCGTCTACCCCTCCGACTACCCGGAGCCGCTGGGGCTCGCGCCCCTGGAGGCGATGTCCGCCGGACGCCCCGTCGTCGTCACCGCCACCGGCGGCCTGCCGGAGACCGTCGTCCACGGCCGGACCGGGTACGTGGTGACACCCGGCGACCTCGGCCAACTGAGCGACCGCGTACGGACGTTGCTCCTGGACCCGGTCCTCTCCCGCCGCCTCGGCCAGGAAGGGCGCAGACACGTGGAGCGCCAGTTCAACCTCCAGACCTACGTCGACAAGATGTCCGCGCAGTACGCGGCCCTCATGAAGGACAGCGTCGAAGGCCTGTCGCAGAGCGGCTGA
- a CDS encoding SDR family oxidoreductase — protein sequence MDGIDGKVVAITGAGSGIGEATALLLAGRGARVVLGGRREERLAEVAARIEKAGGVAVPIRTDVTRRDDLHALVALARERFGRLDVLFGNAGAGPISPLDDLRVDEWDEMVDVNVKGLLHGIAAALPVFRAQGSGHFVTTASTAGLRVAPNMAVYAGTKFAVRAICEGLRQEAGESLRVTTVSPGVISTDFAEASTNTQVREQITDMRDRLAIPPDAIARAVAFAIGQPASVDVNEIVVRPTAQA from the coding sequence ATAGACGGGATAGACGGCAAGGTCGTGGCGATCACCGGTGCCGGCAGCGGAATCGGTGAGGCGACCGCGCTGCTGCTGGCCGGGCGGGGTGCGCGGGTGGTGCTGGGCGGCCGCCGGGAGGAGCGGCTGGCGGAGGTGGCGGCCCGGATCGAGAAGGCGGGCGGTGTCGCCGTACCGATCCGTACCGACGTGACCCGGCGGGACGATCTGCACGCCCTGGTCGCGCTGGCCCGTGAGCGGTTCGGGCGGCTCGACGTGCTGTTCGGCAACGCGGGCGCCGGACCGATCTCGCCCCTCGACGATCTGCGGGTCGACGAGTGGGACGAGATGGTCGACGTCAACGTGAAGGGCCTGCTGCACGGGATCGCGGCCGCGCTGCCGGTCTTCCGCGCGCAGGGTTCCGGCCACTTCGTCACCACCGCGTCGACGGCCGGGCTCCGCGTCGCGCCGAACATGGCCGTCTACGCCGGCACCAAGTTCGCGGTCCGGGCCATCTGCGAGGGGCTGCGCCAGGAAGCGGGCGAGTCCCTGCGGGTGACCACCGTCTCGCCCGGTGTGATCTCCACCGACTTCGCCGAGGCCTCGACGAACACTCAGGTCAGGGAGCAGATCACGGACATGCGGGACCGCCTGGCGATCCCGCCCGACGCGATCGCCCGTGCCGTCGCCTTCGCCATCGGGCAGCCGGCCTCCGTCGACGTGAACGAGATCGTCGTACGGCCCACCGCGCAGGCCTGA
- a CDS encoding amidase, whose protein sequence is MERNSWNLPTAEELVTALRAGDVSSAELTDEAITRIERHDKEINAVCVPDFDRARTAARAADQARARGEDRPLLGVPVTVKESYDIAGLPTTWGMPEHLTYVPAEDAVQVSRLRAAGAVVLGKTNVPFGLQDIQSFNEIYGTTNNPWDHGRTPGGSSGGSAAALASGFGALSIGSDLAGSLRTPAHFCGVYAHKPTLGLAATRGMVPPDAPALPVEPDLAVVGPMARTARDLTLLLDVMAGPDPLTRGLAYGVMLPPARHERLGDFRVLVLDEHPFIPTGSAVRAGVHRVADALSDAGARVERHSPLLPDLAEAALLYTQLLFSGSVARFPVEEYEHLRTRAAGLSPDDRSLDAARLRGMVLSHRDWTEVNNRRELHRHGWRRLFGAFDAVVCPVTPTPAFPHDHDPDPLARRLDIDGVAHPYFDQLVWAGLATMPGLPATAVPAARSPEGLPVGVQIVGPMFEDRTPLRLAELLEERIGGFRAPEQGVRADRPRNRADPSCVEHTG, encoded by the coding sequence ATGGAGCGGAACTCATGGAATCTCCCGACCGCCGAAGAACTCGTCACCGCCCTGCGCGCCGGTGACGTGTCCTCGGCGGAACTGACCGACGAGGCGATCACCCGTATCGAGCGGCACGACAAAGAGATCAACGCGGTCTGCGTACCGGACTTCGACCGCGCCCGCACCGCCGCCCGCGCCGCCGACCAGGCCCGCGCCCGCGGCGAGGACCGACCGCTGCTGGGCGTCCCGGTGACGGTCAAGGAGTCGTACGACATCGCCGGGCTGCCCACGACCTGGGGCATGCCCGAGCACCTGACGTACGTCCCCGCCGAGGACGCGGTGCAGGTGTCACGGCTCAGGGCCGCGGGCGCGGTGGTCCTCGGCAAGACCAACGTGCCGTTCGGCCTGCAGGACATCCAGAGCTTCAACGAGATCTACGGCACCACCAACAACCCCTGGGACCACGGCCGTACGCCGGGCGGGTCCTCCGGCGGGTCGGCGGCGGCCCTGGCGTCCGGGTTCGGCGCGCTGTCCATCGGGTCCGACCTCGCCGGTTCGCTGCGCACCCCCGCGCACTTCTGCGGTGTCTACGCCCACAAGCCGACGCTCGGGCTGGCGGCCACGCGCGGCATGGTCCCGCCGGACGCGCCGGCGCTCCCGGTCGAACCCGACCTCGCCGTCGTCGGCCCGATGGCGCGCACCGCCCGCGACCTCACCCTCCTCCTCGACGTCATGGCCGGACCGGACCCGCTGACCCGCGGTCTGGCCTACGGCGTGATGCTGCCGCCCGCGCGCCACGAGCGGCTCGGCGACTTCCGGGTCCTGGTCCTCGACGAGCATCCGTTCATCCCGACCGGGTCCGCGGTGCGGGCGGGCGTGCACCGGGTGGCCGACGCGCTCTCCGACGCCGGTGCCCGCGTCGAACGGCACAGCCCGCTGCTGCCCGACCTGGCCGAAGCCGCCCTGCTCTACACGCAGTTGCTGTTCTCGGGCTCCGTCGCACGCTTTCCCGTCGAGGAGTACGAGCACCTGCGCACCCGCGCCGCCGGACTGAGCCCGGACGACCGGAGCCTCGACGCGGCACGGCTGCGCGGCATGGTGCTCAGTCACCGGGACTGGACGGAGGTGAACAACCGGCGCGAACTGCACCGGCACGGCTGGCGGCGGCTCTTCGGCGCGTTCGACGCCGTGGTGTGTCCCGTGACGCCCACGCCCGCGTTCCCGCACGACCACGACCCCGATCCGCTGGCCCGTCGGCTCGACATCGACGGCGTGGCGCACCCGTACTTCGACCAGCTGGTCTGGGCCGGCCTGGCCACCATGCCCGGGCTGCCCGCCACGGCCGTACCGGCGGCCCGGTCGCCCGAGGGGCTGCCGGTGGGCGTGCAGATCGTCGGCCCGATGTTCGAGGACCGGACCCCGCTGCGGCTGGCCGAACTGCTGGAGGAGCGGATCGGCGGGTTCCGGGCGCCGGAGCAGGGTGTACGGGCAGATCGGCCGAGGAATCGCGCGGACCCCTCGTGTGTTGAGCACACTGGGTGA
- a CDS encoding aldo/keto reductase, with translation MALDSYVGLGRSGLKVSPFCLGAMNFGEDGGFGSSVEESEKILQTYLDRGGNFVDTANFYTNGHSEAILGDFLAARPGLRDRLVLATKFYGNLHLGDPNGGGASRKAVIGQLEDSLRRLRTDYIDLYWLHNHDRSTPVEETLRTLDDLVTAGKIRYVGFSDTPAWFTAKAHTTALLRDWTPVTALQLEYSLLERTIEGELIPLAQDAGMGVLPWSPLKSGYLSGKYTREQSTPADTRRSAVLGAPTPAQFTVIDAVAEVAEETGATSAAVALSWVRSRPGITSTLIGPRTLAHLEANLAALDLSLTPAQTATLDEVSTPTLNFPYDLNRQVGDMLKYAGATVDGVPSAVYPPLAQSAVRY, from the coding sequence ATGGCACTCGACTCGTACGTCGGTCTCGGCCGTTCCGGCCTCAAGGTCAGCCCCTTCTGCCTGGGCGCGATGAACTTCGGCGAGGACGGCGGCTTCGGTAGCAGCGTCGAGGAGTCGGAGAAGATCCTCCAGACCTACCTCGACCGCGGCGGCAACTTCGTCGACACCGCGAACTTCTACACGAACGGCCACTCGGAGGCGATCCTCGGCGACTTCCTCGCCGCCCGCCCCGGCCTGCGCGACCGGCTCGTGCTGGCCACCAAGTTCTACGGCAACCTCCACCTCGGCGACCCGAACGGCGGCGGCGCGAGCCGCAAGGCGGTCATCGGCCAGCTGGAGGACTCGCTGCGCCGCCTCCGCACCGACTACATCGACCTGTACTGGCTGCACAACCACGATCGTTCGACCCCGGTCGAGGAGACCCTGCGGACGCTGGACGACCTGGTGACGGCGGGCAAGATCCGGTACGTCGGCTTCTCGGACACCCCGGCCTGGTTCACGGCCAAGGCGCACACCACCGCCCTGTTGCGGGACTGGACCCCGGTCACCGCACTGCAGTTGGAGTACTCCCTCCTGGAACGCACCATCGAGGGCGAGTTGATCCCGCTGGCCCAGGACGCGGGGATGGGCGTGCTGCCCTGGAGCCCCCTCAAGAGCGGCTATCTGTCTGGGAAATACACCCGCGAGCAGTCAACTCCCGCCGACACCAGGCGTTCCGCCGTCCTCGGTGCCCCAACTCCCGCCCAGTTCACGGTGATCGACGCGGTCGCCGAGGTCGCGGAGGAGACGGGGGCGACCTCCGCCGCCGTAGCGCTGTCCTGGGTCCGGTCCCGCCCCGGCATCACCTCGACCCTCATCGGCCCGCGCACCCTGGCCCACTTGGAAGCCAACCTCGCGGCCCTGGACCTCAGCCTCACCCCGGCCCAGACGGCGACGCTGGACGAGGTGTCCACGCCCACCCTCAACTTCCCCTACGACCTCAACCGGCAGGTCGGCGACATGCTCAAGTACGCGGGGGCGACGGTGGACGGCGTGCCGAGTGCGGTGTATCCGCCGCTGGCGCAGAGCGCCGTGCGGTACTGA
- a CDS encoding helix-turn-helix transcriptional regulator, with product MPNHSRPLVDQLDRRQELGAFLRSRRERVTPDEVGLPQTGRRRTPGLRREELALLAGISATWYTYLEQGREIRASEQVLESLASVLRLNRHERDHLLRLAGHHTPPTDPEPFEPLTTEVASVPLLLRPHPAYIIDGNYDVLTHNQPAADLFPNLTAPADRPPNFLRWVFLEPLARDVLADWEPEARGLLARLRALAGRHPTDPRYTRIVDELHEHSPEARSWWPRYEVQARHSGRKRLRPPGRTIPVTYTYTAFHLAEQPEQTLVIYFAEAEAEAEAGADAGAG from the coding sequence ATGCCGAACCATTCGCGCCCGCTGGTCGATCAGCTGGACCGGCGTCAGGAACTGGGCGCGTTCCTGCGCAGCCGCCGGGAACGTGTCACACCGGACGAGGTGGGCCTCCCGCAGACCGGCCGCCGCCGCACGCCAGGTCTCCGGCGGGAGGAACTTGCCCTGCTCGCCGGGATCAGCGCGACCTGGTACACGTACCTGGAGCAGGGCCGGGAGATCCGCGCCTCCGAGCAGGTACTGGAGTCCCTGGCCTCGGTACTGCGCCTGAACCGGCACGAGCGCGACCACCTGCTCCGCCTGGCCGGTCACCACACCCCGCCGACCGACCCCGAGCCCTTCGAGCCGCTCACCACCGAGGTGGCGTCGGTCCCCCTCCTGCTGCGGCCGCACCCGGCCTACATCATCGACGGCAACTACGACGTGCTCACCCACAACCAGCCCGCCGCCGACCTGTTCCCGAACCTCACCGCGCCAGCTGACCGGCCCCCGAACTTCCTGCGCTGGGTGTTCCTCGAACCCCTGGCCCGGGACGTCCTGGCCGACTGGGAACCCGAGGCGCGAGGCCTGCTGGCCCGCCTCCGCGCGTTGGCCGGCCGGCACCCCACCGACCCGCGCTACACCCGCATCGTCGATGAACTCCACGAGCACAGCCCGGAGGCCCGCTCTTGGTGGCCCCGGTACGAGGTGCAGGCCCGCCACAGCGGCCGCAAACGCCTGCGACCGCCCGGCCGCACCATCCCGGTCACCTACACCTACACGGCCTTCCACCTGGCCGAGCAGCCGGAACAGACGCTGGTGATCTATTTCGCGGAGGCGGAGGCAGAGGCAGAGGCAGGTGCCGACGCCGGCGCGGGGTGA